A region of the Anolis carolinensis isolate JA03-04 chromosome 1, rAnoCar3.1.pri, whole genome shotgun sequence genome:
AGTTTGGGTTCACACAAACCATGGTTTAGCTAAAATCACAGGGCAAATCTAATGTAACTAATGTAATTCATGAAGTTACCTTCTGTATGGCTACCACAAGACATTTTTTACTCAGCCCCTGAACAAGAGACAGTTGTGATTTAATGAAGAATCATATAACAAACTGATGAAAAATTAATACAGAAATAATAATGCATCAAAAAACCTTCCCTTGTAGCTGCAATATATTGGAGAAAAGAGAGGAATTACTGAAAATATCTCAAAAATACCTATTTACCAATGGAGGCTGAGCGTATCTGCCTCATGTGAGCATCAATGACAGAAGGATCTCTGGAGCTATATGGACCAAGTTCAGGATAGAAGCTAGATCCAATATCTTCTGGAGGAGTGTGTCTTCCTTGTggataaccacttgcaattttgGGATCCCAGTGTGTCAACAACGGATGGTTCCAGTGAATATATTTCCCATCAAACTGTGGAGTCCCAAACCAGCTATAGTAAAAcacatgaaagttgtagtttggagatggCAGCTCTTCATCTATTCTTCCTGTTGGCATTTTGTCATTCATAATCAGTGAGTGTGCATTTTTGGCATGTGTGAAGCTATCTTCCTTGGCTTCCTTCTGTAgactgaatttatttttaaaatattttgtttgctgCTGAAAATCTGGCAAAAGGCCAATGCCAAATGGATCTCCAAATCCTGCTCGTTCAGGTCTCAAAGTTTTCAAGGCCATCATTatggagcaaataaataaaataaacagcaacaaaatgACACATGTTCTCCGGCGAAATCTTGCCATGATGTCATGTTAGTTCATGTAGGAGGCTTCTACCTGTcaataagcaaaataaaaaatagaaatgaataCTTAGTCATCTTCacaagaaaatataaaaatgtttGAACTATACAGGTAGGAAGAGATAAGGAAGCTCCTCTTCACAGGCTGCAGGTATAACAATGTAGCATAATAATTATGActgaaaaagtaataaaatggGAAGGAATGTGCAAAAAGGCACCTGGGCAGCTTAAATGGAGAGAGCTCAGTTAgtttatttcttgattttttCTTGTTGGGAGGCAGACCTTTTTATCTAAGTCAATAGTAGACAAATTTCCCATCAGTCCCATAGCCTTAGATAATTAATTTCAGGAATGGCTGTATCTCTTTTGGCTGTGCTATAAGTTCTCCTGCCAAGAAGCCGAATGCCATTTTGCTTATCACGTTGGTAATTCTTTTATACCTGAAGATGGGAAAGACAGGAATCAATGGATCTATTGGATGTTCAAGAAAAATTCACACAGACTTTGCTACTCCCTCTGTTGGTTTCAGAGGTTACAAGGTATAGAAAGAGAATGGAATATCAGACCTTTCTATCTCCTTTAGGGAAGGTAGTCTGCCAGATAGATTACCACCTAGAGACAAAAGGAAAGATGACAGATGCAAGACGTTTTTCTCTATTACAGTGGCTTAGGAAACATTTACCCAGTTGAAAAATAATGCATGTGGTCAACCTCTGAAAACATTAATACTGGAGATCAGAATTGGTGCACATTATCTTGAAATGCTTGGATACAAGTTGTATATAAGTGTTAATAATGAATGAAAAACTAAAACTATAAACACATTTTTCTGACTCTAAGCATAAGTCAGTGTGCGctggatatcatcatcatcatcatcatcatcatcatcatcatcatcatcatcatcatcatcatgtaattacttattaatcgccctccatccacgatgctccaggcgatttacaagataaaattgtaaaggataaaaatacatacataaaaatattaataaaattaacatagattaaaagctctagtaaagagccaggtcttgagtgctagggtaaaaggccctaactcacgcatggctctcatatagggcggcaaggcattccataaggcaggggcagagatagaaaaagctctgcatctggtcctttccaagtgcacttctctaggacccggtacataaagtaagtctcgttgggatggtcgttgcgacctccgatgatgggagaaggagagactgtccctaaggtacgatgggccctggccgtaaagagttttaaaggtcagaactagcatcttatatagaccacggtaatcagttggaagccaatgcagatgctgcagcactggtgttatgtggcatttcatgggtgttcttgtgagtagcctggctgccgcattctgaacaatacagagctttcgggtcgtggacatcggaaggccaacatacagggcgttgcaatagtccagcctagacgtgaccatggcatggatgactgttgccagcgcctcatcagatagatagggtgccagttgcctcgcttgtcgtagatggaaaaaggcctgtttgctggcagcagcgacctgagcttccattatcagctgcgaatctaaaacgacacccaggctcttaacggtaggcgaaggagatagggcagcaccatcgaaggtgggtagcaaatgggtcagaccagtcgagcagccatgccaaagaatctcagtcttcgccgggttcaccttcagtctactagcacgtagccagtttgacagagcctccagacataaggtgaaattgtctggtattgacgttgctccaggctccaagcgcagaaggagttgggtgttgtCTGCATATTGTCGTCTGCATATATCAGGCAAATTTCTGGGATACTATACTTAAAAGAGAACAGCATGTATAAACATCTGCCCTGATGCTTTTTAGTGGATGGCAGTAGTCATTGATTAGCAGTCTGTCAATTAGTCGCAACTAGTGTAGACCCATTCCAAAAAGTGCTGAGCACATATATAAATTTCACTGATTCAAAGCATCTGCTCTACATAGGAGCAGATCAGGTTGATCAgattgtgtaagtgttatttactgctatataattgtattgttttaccttgtttaataatgtgttgttatgctgctatgtaatgtatgtgttgtttttatgattggaaactaccctgagtcccatccaggagatagagcggtatataaataatctGCTAAgtggggacactatatttattctatgtgtggaagagagcaaaccacaaaccacttactacaattcagtctgtactttattttagcagttacaatatacaatacatcggcagagaagaagaatggaagctaaataacccctTTTAATTTCCAACCCATCCctaccctccccctccctttatttctccctttccccccttccaaaacccttagAACACTGCAAAAGCCCACGAAACAGCGAAAATACcgcaataaatgtgtacattaatattaattgaaaacctgcggaacagtgagggagtgaaaagtgatctgtgaagtagcaagggaacactgtatatatttatttttactgtatgcatgtatatgtatggcatcaaattgctgcctttttgtaaggctgctctgagttctccttttggggtgagaaggttagaatataaatgtagtaaataaaataaatattaaaagattCACAGTTAAAACCATTCACACACATTTGATAACAATATTAAGTACTGCCATAATATGTGTAATATATGTCTAGCTGCTGAGTAAATTCCACAATAAAACAcagaaaaaatagaaatttaataCCAAATTTATTCCTTCCAAAGGAGAGAACTGGGATGGCAAACCTGGCCTTCCTATGACAATCTGCTAAtaaaacaaaagggaaaattcgaattaaaagaggaaaaagatgtTAAGCTTTTGTTTCCAAAGTGTTCCTGGTTCAGCTATAGGCAGGTGTATGATCTCTTTAGGGTAGATAAAGAAGACAGGTTTTGCAGAAAGAAATGGCTTCTGGGACAACATAATGAAGAGTGATCAAAATTAATTACAAAactatataaaaaattattagagtGGGCTACAGTAAAAGATCAGATAAAGGagtgtatggtgaaatgggcccaGAATGTGGGACACCAGATCCAACTAAAAAGTTGGGAGAAGGTTTGGAACCAGGGCCTTAGATATACCTATGCATATGACATGCAGGAGAACTGGCTAAAAATGCAATACAGGTGGTATATTACCCCTTATAAGATTTCTAAATGCTATAAGAATACATCtgacaaatgctggaagtgcgaGCAACAGACGGGCACTTATGGTGGACATGTCCAAAAGCTCAACTTTATTGGAAAGACATAAACGAAGccatacaaacaattttaaagataaaaattaaaagagaacctGAGTATTTTTTACTTGGAATGTTAGACATTGAtcatgataaaaataaagagatcctGTTCAGTTCTTTGGTCACCGCCGcgagaataacatatgccaggcTTTGgagatgaaaggagattccaaataaggaggaattgttaaataaagtcatggaggtgatgaacatggataaacttacatattggttatctccaagccaaggtttaccaaagaaacaaaccaactgggacctggtaaaggactatttaaaacaaatgaaatttgacCCTATCTGCTGAATCAGATACAATCTTAGAGATTGATGAGGACGAGGGGGATGTGGTGAATTAACAATTTTAACGAacatttagttatttttatttatatatatatatatatatatatatatatatatatatatatatatctctatgacgaaccagttaaaattagatggaagtcaacatatatatttttttcttttttccattttactattattattttttctattttttctgtcttttttactatatatttttcatattttttttcttttttatatatatttcatttcctactttcctataaacaatcagtgttctcccactttccatgtGAAAATTTGATTACTTGCTAATTCATATTTCTTTTCTAACCCTAAACACAAAatgttcaataaaaatatttcaaaaaaatttATCCCTGATCTTAGCATTATTTGAAAAATGTCTTATACACTATCTTATATCTACTCATACATAAGTCATGCTGTATTTAGTGAGACTTACTCATGGCTAAATGCTGCAGGACTACAGCTTTAGCCTTGGGCTATCAAAACAAGATGGAGATAGCAGGTGTCATTAAATAGAAAAAGCCAGGGCAAACTCCAGCTCTAATCCTGTACATACATTTAATTTTTCTGGACCATTTATTATTGCTTTggaataaacataaatataattaCACCCTATCTAGAGAACAGGATATCACAACTCTTGCCCCTTCCAATGTGTGTGGGTCTTCAAGTTGtctttcaatttatggtgacctcatgaatttcataaggttttaaggggaggaatactcagatgtggttttgctagttccttcctctgcagcTATAGGCCAACCTGATAAAACAGAAAGATAGCAAACTTGACTGTGTCCATAGAAGGGACACACAAGTTGTAGGTTGTCTGCTACTCCAAGAGACCTGGCAGCTGGGTATGTagaaaggattaaaaaaaaactcccctGTATTTGAATTGGATGGGGCAGGTTATCTATAATACTCAAGACTGGTATAACTGAGGAGCTGTATCTAAGGACATATAAGGAAATAGGATTGACTCCTGTCAAAAGTCAGTCGCCAATtaaagagcaaaatagagtttattaaagcaacagtccaaaaaatagctcaacaaacagactggtgcccgtgcccagtctgtgcccaattcctccgttaacacctgttcctcagcatccatttccacctcaggatccccacatgaatcctcctcagaagactccccatcagtctccctgacccttttcctaaacaaatcctccaacgagccctcctcgtgagggtttttccttcctctcctgatcccaccactatcattcacagtctccgaaggcgcattcacaacaactCCACTACAGGCATCTCCTACATTCAGAGAAGTCTGGTTGAGGAACACAGTGAGCACATGAGTACAGCTGAAAAATCTAAAGTTCTTCATTTTAGAGGGTGACTCTACCCTTTCCCTAGCCACCTCCTGAGATCAGGACTGCAATTTGGTtcagaatttttatttttgtttaaatgaAGGCCTGAgaacaaaaactttatttaaccccagctagattttttttacaattacAGTTGCAATAGGGTTTATCAATCTAACAACTAAGCTAAGGAGTTGGCAGCAgaagtcatttttattttttaaattattagtgTTTGATTATGCCAAGTGTCCCTTTATTTTGTGATGTTGTTTTAAGCATCATCCctgataaaacaacaataaataaagtGTGGCAAATGAAGGCAAGTCTATAGGGGTGAAACTTGATAACAGACTGGTGAGATAAGAAGAGAGCAATTTGTTCTGTGTGCAGAATGAGAAGCATCACAAATGTTAGGCTGACTTCTAAATATAGCCCTTTATCATTGAGGACACAGGGAAACTTGTGACAACGAGACAGACAACATAGAGAAGTACAAGACACAAGTAATCCATCACTTGCAAGCCCATCTATTGTCCATTAAGACCTGAAAGAAAGCCGGTTAAGTAGACAGAAATTGACTGTTCTCTATCTCagtatgtgtttttagctattaAAACAAACAAGCAGGGGAGGAATGCAGGTTTAAGAAAAAAGCTACATTTCATGTTCAAGTTTTGGTTCCCTACCCTGCACCCAGTTTCAAAAGGACTTGGAGTAAGAATGACCTCTTCAGGCCTCTTTTGCTTTCCAAATAATGAGATCTTTACAAGATTAGGGCTACAACAGTCTTGACCTTAATGTATATTCATATAcaaatctatttttttctctatgaCAAAGCAGAATGCTCATCAGTTTCCAACAGCATGGGTTGCTGGAAGTCGGAGATTTCTTCATGGCTTTGACTGATTTGGACATGAACAGGCTCTTTCCTTAGAATCTGAATTGACCAGATAATCTGATTCTTGCAGAAAATAGAGTGGAATTCAAGTAGACAGCCATCCACCTTTAcaagtttaacttttgcagatttgattattcatgatttGATTAATACGTTATTTATAATAATTTGCTTTTCTAGGGTGACTTTGTGGTAGGCATTCTCAAACTgcgccttccagatgtttgggcctccatttcccagaattcctgactattgcaCAAGCTGGTTAGGgttcctgggagttggaggccaaaatagTTGGAGGGTACCTGCTctctggtcaacttccagcagaagtcgaCCCTAGAGTCACACAGAAAGGTGTGGAGCTTCCTAGGAAAAGATTCTCTCAGATtgaaaaaagccccccccccccaactttcctGGAGATTTTGCATCCCTCAAACCAGCAAAAGTGGAGGGCCTAACATCCACCCATACCAATGTGGCACAGAGGGCACAATATTCTCTGCTAATTCCATTGAGGTCGGGAAACCAGACCagaaagtttgtgtgtgtgtgtgtgtgtgcgcgcgcgcgcagACAGAAGGGAAGTGGggaaaagaaaatgtaatgtcaaacagataaaaataagattttttttttttttagaaacgaAACTTCTTACTGATAAACACCCATTCTTGGAATAAAGTCTGGTAAGAATCCATTGCACCTATCAGCTGCTTTGTCACATATtattacaaaaaattaaaagtagacctccggggtgttttggacttcagcccccatagttcctaacagctggtatgctggctgggatttctgggagttgaagtccaaaacaactggaggcccaaaggttgggaactgatGTCTAAATGTCTTAATGTTTGATGTTATGTTGATAGTTTATACAGTTTTTAATGATTTGATTTATGGTTATATGTGATTGCTTTTAGACTAGTAATGTtcttttatatcagtggttcccaacctttgggcctccaggtgttttggacttcagctcccacaattactaacagctggttgggatttctgggaggtgaagtccaaaacacctggaggcccaaaggttgggaaccactgttttatatggatgtgaggcattgaatctttgccatttactatgttgtgaaccactttgagtcacCCTAGGGGTGAAAAAgtagtatataaatgaaataaataaataaaccactgctttaggctaagagagtgtgacttgtttaaagtcacccagtggctgAGCAGAGACTGAAACTCTGATCTTCGGAGTACATCAGACCTTAAatcactgcaccacactggctcttcctTATCTCCCACAAAAATCCCACTGCTTTGCTCCAACTGCCATTGAGGCCACTTTGTTTTTACAACTACCTTCTAAGGAAGAATAACAGTGGTCTCAAATTGAGCCAGTCTTTAATGCTTCTATGTTGGAGctgtgagcccttccacacagtcatataacccagaccaTCAAGgtagaaatcccacaatatctgctttgaactgggtccacatatattccagttcaaagcagataatgtgggattttattcagctgtgtggaaggggcccgacTGAAATgattatcctttatccaaaatgcttgggatcagaagtatttGGGATTTCTGGACACCTGTATTTGCATTAACGTACATGATGAGGTATCTTTGAGATGGGACTCATATTAAAACTTGAAAATAACTGATATTTCACATATGCCTTATA
Encoded here:
- the manea gene encoding glycoprotein endo-alpha-1,2-mannosidase isoform X3, whose protein sequence is MARFRRRTCVILLLFILFICSIMMALKTLRPERAGFGDPFGIGLLPDFQQQTKYFKNKFSLQKEAKEDSFTHAKNAHSLIMNDKMPTGRIDEELPSPNYNFHVFYYSWFGTPQFDGKYIHWNHPLLTHWDPKIASGYPQGRHTPPEDIGSSFYPELGPYSSRDPSVIDAHMRQIRSASIGVLALSWYPPNMADENGEPTDVLVPTILDIADKYKLKITFHIEPYKDRDDRNMYSNIKYIIDKYGSHPAFYRHKVSTARMVLAKNWKSGKAPMKES
- the manea gene encoding glycoprotein endo-alpha-1,2-mannosidase isoform X4 — translated: MARFRRRTCVILLLFILFICSIMMALKTLRPERAGFGDPFGIGLLPDFQQQTKYFKNKFSLQKEAKEDSFTHAKNAHSLIMNDKMPTGRIDEELPSPNYNFHVFYYSWFGTPQFDGKYIHWNHPLLTHWDPKIASGYPQGRHTPPEDIGSSFYPELGPYSSRDPSVIDAHMRQIRSASIGVLALSWYPPNMADENGEPTDVLVPTILDIADKYKLKITFHIEPYKDRDDRNMYSNIKYIIDKYGSHPAFYRHKVSTVVPAKEVGLRARPP
- the manea gene encoding glycoprotein endo-alpha-1,2-mannosidase isoform X5, with translation MARFRRRTCVILLLFILFICSIMMALKTLRPERAGFGDPFGIGLLPDFQQQTKYFKNKFSLQKEAKEDSFTHAKNAHSLIMNDKMPTGRIDEELPSPNYNFHVFYYSWFGTPQFDGKYIHWNHPLLTHWDPKIASGYPQGRHTPPEDIGSSFYPELGPYSSRDPSVIDAHMRQIRSASIGVLALSWYPPNMADENGEPTDVLVPTILDIADKYKLKITFHIEPYKDRDDRNMYSNIKYIIDKYGSHPAFYRHKVSTG